The following are from one region of the Vibrio hyugaensis genome:
- the epd gene encoding erythrose-4-phosphate dehydrogenase produces the protein MLKVAINGFGRIGRNVLRAVYESGKHQQIKVVAVNELAQPEAMAHLLQYDTSHGRFGKKISHDQEHLYVHHDSGEYDPIRILHLAEIDLLPWRDLEVDIVLDCTGVFGSQADGLAHIEAGAEKILFSHPGANDLDNTIIYGVNHETLKGEHRIVSNGSCTTNCIVPIIKVLDEAFGIESGTITTIHSSMNDQQVIDAYHNDLRRTRAASQSIIPVDTKLHKGIERIFPKFSNKFEAISVRVPTVNVTAMDLSVTISTNVKVNDVNQTIVNASQCTLRNIVDYTESPLVSIDFNHDPHSAIVDGTQTRVSNGQLVKMLVWCDNEWGFANRMLDTALAMQASSQVEP, from the coding sequence ATGCTAAAGGTTGCGATCAATGGATTTGGACGTATCGGTCGTAATGTACTGCGAGCAGTATATGAGAGCGGTAAACACCAACAAATTAAGGTTGTCGCTGTCAATGAGCTTGCACAACCAGAAGCAATGGCCCATCTTCTGCAATATGACACCAGTCATGGCCGCTTCGGAAAGAAAATCTCTCACGATCAAGAACATCTTTATGTTCATCATGACAGTGGTGAATATGACCCCATTCGAATCCTTCACCTCGCTGAAATTGACCTGTTGCCATGGCGCGATTTAGAGGTCGATATTGTCTTAGACTGCACTGGCGTATTTGGCTCACAAGCGGATGGCTTAGCTCATATTGAAGCAGGTGCAGAGAAAATCCTGTTTTCTCACCCTGGTGCAAATGACCTCGACAACACCATCATTTATGGCGTGAACCATGAAACGTTAAAAGGCGAGCATCGCATTGTTTCTAATGGCTCGTGTACGACGAATTGTATCGTTCCAATTATTAAAGTCTTAGATGAAGCCTTTGGCATTGAGTCGGGCACCATTACTACTATTCACTCATCAATGAACGATCAGCAGGTGATTGACGCTTATCATAATGATTTACGTCGTACTCGTGCTGCCAGTCAATCCATCATTCCTGTCGATACTAAGTTGCATAAGGGAATTGAAAGAATCTTCCCGAAATTTTCCAACAAATTCGAAGCCATTTCGGTTCGAGTTCCGACAGTTAACGTCACTGCGATGGATTTAAGTGTCACAATTAGTACAAATGTGAAAGTTAATGACGTAAATCAAACCATTGTTAACGCATCTCAGTGTACATTACGTAACATTGTTGACTATACTGAATCGCCGCTCGTTTCCATCGACTTTAACCATGATCCCCACAGTGCCATTGTGGATGGAACTCAGACTAGAGTGAGCAACGGGCAACTCGTAAAAATGCTTGTTTGGTGCGATAACGAATGGGGCTTTGCTAACCGGATGCTGGATACCGCTTTAGCAATGCAAGCTTCTTCACAAGTGGAGCCTTAA
- a CDS encoding phosphoglycerate kinase: MSVIKMTDLDLAGKRVFIRADLNVPVKDGKVTSDARIIASLPTIKHCLEAGAKVMVTSHLGRPTEGEYAEEFSLQPVVNYLNDALDCEVKLAKDYLNGLELNAGELVVLENVRFNKGEKKNEEELSKQYAALCDIFVMDAFGTAHRAQASTHGVGMHADVACAGPLLANELEALGKAMDKPARPMVAIVGGSKVSTKLTVLESLSKIADQLVVGGGIANTFIAAAGHNVGKSLYEADLVETAKKLMDECAIPVATDVACAKAFDENAEAEIKHVSEVQDDDMIFDLGPDSTAELAEILKNAKTILWNGPVGVFEFKNFEAGTKGISEAIASSEGFSVAGGGDTLAAIDKFGIKADVSYISTGGGAFLEFVEGKVLPAVEMLEARAK; the protein is encoded by the coding sequence ATGTCTGTAATCAAGATGACTGACCTGGATCTTGCAGGTAAACGTGTATTTATCCGTGCTGACCTAAACGTGCCAGTAAAAGACGGTAAAGTAACTTCTGATGCACGTATCATCGCATCTCTTCCAACTATCAAGCACTGTCTAGAAGCAGGCGCTAAAGTAATGGTTACTTCTCACCTAGGTCGCCCAACTGAAGGTGAATACGCTGAAGAGTTCTCTCTACAACCAGTAGTTAACTACCTAAACGACGCACTAGATTGCGAAGTTAAACTAGCGAAAGATTACCTAAACGGTCTAGAACTAAACGCTGGTGAGCTAGTTGTTCTTGAAAACGTTCGCTTTAACAAAGGCGAGAAGAAAAACGAAGAAGAACTGTCTAAGCAATACGCTGCTCTATGTGACATCTTCGTAATGGACGCATTCGGTACCGCTCACCGTGCACAAGCATCTACTCACGGTGTAGGCATGCACGCAGACGTAGCATGTGCGGGTCCTCTACTAGCTAACGAACTAGAAGCACTAGGTAAAGCAATGGACAAGCCTGCTCGTCCAATGGTTGCTATCGTAGGTGGTTCAAAAGTTTCTACTAAGCTAACGGTTCTTGAGTCTCTATCTAAAATCGCTGACCAACTTGTTGTTGGTGGCGGTATCGCTAACACATTCATCGCAGCTGCTGGCCACAACGTTGGTAAGTCTCTATACGAAGCAGACCTAGTAGAAACAGCTAAGAAGCTAATGGATGAGTGTGCAATTCCAGTAGCAACTGACGTTGCATGTGCAAAAGCATTTGACGAGAACGCAGAAGCTGAAATCAAGCACGTTTCTGAAGTACAAGACGACGATATGATCTTCGACCTTGGTCCAGACTCAACTGCTGAACTAGCAGAAATTCTGAAGAACGCTAAAACTATTCTATGGAACGGTCCAGTAGGCGTATTCGAATTCAAGAACTTTGAAGCAGGTACTAAAGGTATCTCTGAAGCTATCGCATCTTCTGAAGGCTTCTCTGTTGCTGGTGGTGGTGACACGCTAGCGGCTATCGACAAGTTCGGTATCAAAGCTGACGTATCTTACATCTCTACTGGTGGCGGCGCTTTCCTTGAGTTCGTAGAAGGTAAAGTTCTTCCAGCAGTTGAAATGCTAGAAGCACGCGCTAAGTAA
- the metK gene encoding methionine adenosyltransferase: MAKHLFTSESVSEGHPDKIADQISDAVLDAILEQDPKARVACETYVKTGMVMVGGEVTTSAWVDIEEITRETVREIGYVHSDMGFDANSCAVLNTIGKQSPDINQGVDKADPKEQGAGDQGIMFGYATNETEILMPAPITYSHLLVKKQAEVRKSGKLDFLRPDAKSQVTFQYDQGKIVGIDAVVLSTQHCDSVTTPDLREAVMEEIIKPVLPSEWITKDTNFFINPTGRFVIGGPMGDCGLTGRKIIVDTYGGAARHGGGAFSGKDPSKVDRSAAYAARYVAKNIVAAGMADRCEIQLSYAIGVADPTSIMVETFGTEKVSHDIIIEAVRQNFDLRPYGLQEMLNLLQPIYKQTAAYGHFGREEFPWEATDKAALLRDFAGIK, encoded by the coding sequence ATGGCTAAGCACCTGTTCACTTCTGAGTCGGTATCAGAAGGTCATCCAGATAAAATCGCAGACCAAATCTCTGACGCAGTTCTTGATGCAATTCTTGAGCAAGACCCAAAAGCACGTGTTGCTTGTGAGACTTACGTTAAAACCGGCATGGTTATGGTTGGCGGTGAAGTAACAACGTCGGCATGGGTTGATATTGAAGAAATCACTCGTGAAACTGTTCGTGAAATTGGTTACGTTCACTCTGATATGGGCTTCGACGCGAACTCGTGTGCGGTTCTAAACACCATCGGTAAGCAGTCTCCAGACATCAACCAAGGTGTTGATAAAGCAGACCCTAAAGAGCAAGGCGCGGGCGACCAAGGCATCATGTTTGGTTACGCAACAAACGAAACTGAAATCCTAATGCCAGCTCCAATTACTTACTCTCACCTACTTGTTAAGAAGCAAGCTGAAGTTCGTAAGAGCGGTAAACTAGACTTCCTTCGTCCAGATGCAAAATCTCAAGTAACGTTCCAATACGACCAAGGTAAGATTGTTGGTATTGATGCGGTTGTTCTTTCGACTCAGCACTGTGATTCAGTAACAACACCAGACCTACGTGAAGCAGTGATGGAAGAGATCATCAAGCCAGTATTGCCTTCAGAGTGGATCACTAAAGACACGAACTTCTTCATCAACCCAACCGGTCGTTTCGTTATCGGTGGTCCAATGGGTGACTGTGGTCTAACTGGTCGTAAAATCATCGTAGATACCTACGGCGGTGCAGCTCGTCACGGTGGCGGTGCATTCTCTGGTAAAGATCCATCAAAAGTAGACCGCTCAGCAGCTTACGCGGCACGTTACGTAGCGAAAAACATCGTAGCAGCTGGCATGGCTGACCGTTGTGAAATCCAACTTTCATACGCTATCGGTGTTGCTGATCCAACGTCTATCATGGTTGAAACGTTCGGTACTGAGAAAGTATCACACGACATCATCATTGAAGCGGTTCGTCAAAACTTCGACCTACGTCCATACGGTCTACAAGAAATGCTTAACCTGCTTCAACCTATCTATAAGCAGACGGCAGCATACGGTCACTTCGGTCGCGAAGAGTTCCCATGGGAAGCAACTGATAAAGCAGCACTTCTACGCGATTTCGCTGGCATCAAGTAA
- the tkt gene encoding transketolase: MSSRKHLANAIRALSMDGVQQANSGHPGAPMGMADIAEVLWRSHLNHNPANPEWADRDRFVLSNGHGSMLIYSLLHLSGYELSIDDLKNFRQLHSKTPGHPEYGYAPGIETTTGPLGQGITNAVGMAMAEKALAAQFNKEGHDIVDHFTYVFMGDGCLMEGISHEACSLAGTLGLGKLIAFWDDNGISIDGHVEGWFSDDTPKRFEAYGWHVIPAVDGHDSEAINAAIEAAKADPRPTLICTKTIIGFGSPNKSGSHDCHGAPLGADEIAAAREFLGWEHPAFEIPADVYAEWDAKPAGSEKEAAWNAKFEAYAAAYPAEAAELKRRLNGELPAEWEEKASQIIADLQSNPANIASRKASQNALEAFGQMLPEFMGGSADLAPSNLTMWSGSKSLDANDFSGNYIHYGVREFGMTAIMNGIALHGGFVPYGATFLMFMEYARNAMRMAALMKVQNIQVYTHDSIGLGEDGPTHQPVEQMASLRLTPNMSTWRPCDQVESAVAWKLAIERKDAPTALIFSRQNLAQQDRDAAQVANIAKGAYILKDSDGKPELILIATGSEVELVVKAAEQLTAEGKKVRVVSMPSTDAFDKQDAAYRESVLPSDVTARIAVEAGIADFWYKYVGFDGRIIGMTTFGESAPADQLFEMFGFTVENVVNTAQELLA; the protein is encoded by the coding sequence ATGTCTTCTCGTAAACATCTGGCAAATGCAATCCGCGCTCTTAGCATGGATGGTGTTCAACAAGCTAACTCTGGCCACCCAGGCGCACCTATGGGTATGGCTGATATCGCTGAAGTTCTTTGGCGTTCTCACCTAAACCACAACCCAGCTAACCCAGAGTGGGCAGACCGCGACCGTTTCGTGCTGTCTAACGGCCACGGCTCTATGCTGATTTACTCTCTACTGCACCTGAGCGGTTACGAGCTGTCTATCGACGATCTTAAAAACTTCCGTCAGCTTCACTCTAAGACTCCTGGTCACCCGGAGTACGGCTACGCACCAGGTATCGAAACAACGACTGGTCCTCTAGGTCAAGGCATCACCAACGCGGTTGGTATGGCAATGGCTGAGAAAGCGCTAGCGGCACAGTTCAATAAAGAAGGTCACGACATTGTTGACCACTTCACTTACGTGTTCATGGGCGACGGCTGTCTAATGGAAGGTATCTCGCATGAAGCATGTTCTCTTGCAGGTACACTAGGTCTAGGTAAACTGATCGCATTCTGGGATGACAACGGTATTTCTATCGACGGTCACGTAGAAGGTTGGTTCTCTGACGATACACCTAAGCGTTTTGAAGCGTACGGTTGGCACGTTATCCCTGCTGTAGATGGTCACGATTCTGAAGCGATCAATGCTGCTATTGAAGCGGCAAAAGCAGACCCTCGTCCTACGCTGATCTGTACTAAAACCATCATCGGTTTTGGTTCTCCAAACAAATCAGGTTCACACGACTGTCACGGTGCGCCACTAGGTGCAGACGAAATCGCAGCAGCACGTGAGTTCCTAGGTTGGGAACACCCTGCATTTGAAATCCCAGCAGACGTATACGCTGAGTGGGATGCAAAACCAGCAGGTTCTGAGAAAGAAGCGGCTTGGAATGCGAAGTTTGAAGCATACGCAGCGGCTTACCCAGCAGAAGCGGCAGAGCTTAAACGTCGTTTAAACGGCGAACTTCCTGCAGAGTGGGAAGAAAAAGCGAGCCAAATTATTGCGGATCTTCAATCTAATCCAGCGAACATTGCATCACGTAAAGCATCTCAAAACGCACTAGAAGCGTTCGGTCAAATGCTTCCTGAATTCATGGGTGGCTCTGCTGACCTAGCGCCTTCTAACCTAACCATGTGGTCAGGTTCTAAGTCTCTAGATGCGAACGACTTCTCTGGTAACTACATCCATTACGGTGTACGTGAGTTCGGTATGACAGCGATCATGAACGGTATCGCGCTACACGGTGGTTTCGTTCCTTACGGCGCAACATTCCTAATGTTCATGGAATACGCTCGTAACGCTATGCGTATGGCTGCTCTGATGAAAGTTCAGAACATCCAAGTTTACACGCACGACTCTATCGGCCTTGGCGAAGATGGCCCAACTCACCAACCGGTTGAGCAAATGGCTTCACTACGTCTGACTCCAAACATGAGCACATGGCGTCCATGTGACCAAGTTGAATCTGCAGTAGCATGGAAACTGGCGATTGAGCGTAAAGATGCGCCAACTGCACTTATCTTCTCTCGTCAAAACCTAGCGCAACAAGATCGTGATGCTGCGCAAGTTGCGAACATCGCAAAAGGTGCTTACATCCTGAAAGACAGCGATGGTAAGCCTGAGCTAATCCTAATCGCGACAGGTTCTGAAGTTGAGCTAGTAGTGAAAGCTGCTGAGCAACTAACGGCTGAAGGTAAGAAAGTACGCGTTGTTTCAATGCCATCAACAGATGCATTCGACAAGCAAGACGCTGCTTACCGTGAATCTGTACTACCATCAGACGTAACGGCACGTATCGCGGTAGAAGCGGGCATTGCTGACTTCTGGTACAAGTACGTTGGTTTCGACGGCCGCATCATCGGTATGACAACCTTCGGTGAGTCTGCGCCGGCTGACCAGCTGTTCGAAATGTTTGGTTTCACTGTAGAAAACGTAGTGAACACAGCACAAGAATTGCTAGCGTAA